Sequence from the Cryptococcus neoformans var. neoformans JEC21 chromosome 1, complete sequence genome:
AAGTATCCAACGCAGCATCCGTCAacatcttcccttcctcactcACCCTCTGGCCTGGTCAGTCTCTCCTCACGACCGTCAAGTTCACCGCTCCTACTGGTCTTGACGCTCAGACCTTTCCCATCTATTCTGGATTCATCAAGGTCACCGGCGGTGGCAGCACTGTCAAGGTCCCTTATATGGGTGTCGCGGCCAACATGAAAGACATGCCCGTCCTCGACCCTACGGATTGGTATCTCGGCATGAACTCGCCTGCTATCGTCGATGTGGATGGCAACGTCCAACAAGGCCCGGCAACATATACGTTTAGCAACGTGAGCTACCCCTCGGTGCTTTACCGTCTTGCCGGAGGAACACCTTTGCTCGTGATTGACTTGATTGACGCAAATGCCAACCTTACTTTTACTCCCGATTACACCACTCGAAAGCGTTCCCCGACTTTTGAACAGGAAACGGAGAACGACGAGCGCCGCCGCTCACTTTCCGCTCGACGTCTTAAATCTACCGGCGCATCCTTTGCTGCTACCACGAAGAGCAAGGGTCTCCACTCTCTTTGGTGTCACTTGACACACTATAAAGCTTCCGGGTGCTCAAAGACTGGCAGCACGTTCCAGCAGGTATCTATCATTGGGAACTTGTATGTGGGCGAGTACTTGCCGAGGAGCACGGATAACGTTGATGGCCAAGGAGGGGATTACTCGACCTTTGAATTGAGTTCAGCGACATTCTCGAATGGGACGACTATTCCCAATGGAGATTACAAATGTGAGTGTTTTTTGTCGACATGTGTCTTGCCTCAAcgaaaagggaaaaaatTGAAAATGCTGATGGTTTCTAGTCCTTATGAGGGCGTTGCACATCACGGGGGATAACACGAACGAATCAGATTATGAATCTTGTAAGCCTACTCACCTCCAGTCGTTTGTGAGAACCTTGTGCTGATGACGGCTTGGACAGGGGTTTCTCAATCATTCACCGTTGCCCAATAAGCTCACCATCTCTGCTTTTATGTGTGTGTTCCTAGTGTTTCAAGGACAGTTATTATCCATACCGAACGGACATTTCCAAACCAAAGGCTGCCATGTACGTAGTTCAGTAGTATAATACGCTttgcttttctttttctttttttccttcctggAATCTTTGGACACTCGcgatgagaagaaaaatAGCGTCATGAAACGATGAATTACGCATTGTTGTTGGTCTGACCATACATGTGTTGTGACGCAACCATAAAAGTTCAACTACGTGATTAGATGATCGTTGTCCCgatccaacctcctcgaGAACCAGAGAATCGAGATCCGGAGACCCCAAACCGTTGCACGGTGATGTTCCGGATCTGAGGAAGACAACTGTAATTATTGTACTCTCTGCTTATTTGGAAGTGAAGAAATGAAGTGATGCAAAACCCAAGTGGTCGCGAAATAGCCTCTGACAGAGAAACATTCCAGCGCTTCCGGACGTGCTCTCCATTTCATCACCAAGCATCGTTCCACAACTGAAAACAAGAATGTCCGGTGATCCTCCTGGACCTCCTCCGGGAAGACCTCCAGTCGCCAATGTGCCATACATCCCTCAACCAGGTGCACCTGCTGCCCCGTCGTTCCGCCCACCTGCTGCTCCGGGATTCGGCTTTCCTCCAGGTCCATCTCCGGGGATGCCCTTCAGTGTCGGAGGGTTCCCGcatcccctccttccaccTGGATGGTCCGAACATAGAGGTAGGTCCTATTGATCTTTATTCCGAGTAAGAGTGGAGGGTGAATGAAAGTGCTGACGCATGTAAGCATAGCCCCGGATGGCATAACGCCTTATTACTATAACGCTCAAACTCGCGAATCGACATACATCCGCCCCActttccctcccttccctctcgGGACCACTCCACCCACTGGGTCTCCAGTTCATGGCGCAGTTACCCCAGGCGGAACGGGAGCTGGTGAggaaaagacgaagaagaagaagaaggaaaagccCAAGGACAAGGTGCCGATCCCCGGTACTGGCTGGATGCGAATCACGACAACTGAAGGGAATGTGTTTTActttgaaaaggagaacaaAAGATCGGAATGGACTGTTCCAGATGAGATCAAGGAAGCTGTAACTCaactggaggaggaggagaggaagaaaaagaaggaaaaagataaaGTGGAGCAAGAGAGGCTTgagcagaagaggattgAAAAGCTGAAAGAGCTGGAGAGGATCAGGGCGGAGATAGATGctgagaggaggaagaaggaagaggcagaaaaggagagaaagaggaaacaGGGGGAGGgtggcgaagatgatgcaccggaggagaagaaggccaggGTGGGCGACCAAGAGcaagtggaggaggacgtGGTTGGCCCAGAGGGCGAAGACGACAAAGAGGCCTGGATGAAGGCTGTTGCCGCCGAGTTCGCCGAGAAGGATGCTCAAACCAAaaaggatttggaagagcaagatgaaaagactaaaaaggaagaggccgAAGCCGCAAAAAAGGTCTTTGCCGTCCCTGAAAAGGTCAACTTTTCtgtcgaagaaggacgTGCATTGTTCAAGGCTTTGCTCATTGAAAAGGACATCTCGCCGTTTGCCCCCTGGGATCAATCCCTGCCCTTATTCATCAACGATCCGCGCTACGTGCTTCTCTCATCTACGAAAGACCGACGTGAGGTGTATGAAGAGTACTGCCGTGAAGTTGGTCGGGCCAAACGCCTCAAGAAGGGTTCTTCCgcggaagagaagaaggcagagcCAGAGAAGGAATACCAAGCCTTGCTGGATAAGGAAGTGACAAGTACTAGGACGAGATGGGATGACTTtagaaaaaaatggaagaaggataggAGATTTTATGCTTTTGGCAGAGATGATCACCAGAGGGAAAAGGTATTTAAGCAGCATTTGAGAGATCTTGGCGAGCGTAAGCACAGTAATTGTTTGATCGTTGATAGTGAAATAACTTTTGGATCTGCAGGTAAACGAGCTGCAGCGCAGAAAGCCGAAGAAGACTTCAACTCTTCTCTGTAAGGGACGAgggtaggaggaagagtacgtaagaggaaggcgggaggaagagtaggAGGACCGTGCGGGCAGGCGttagggaggagagaggtcCAAGCGGAGGGTGCAGGGAAAgtgtgaggaagatgagtcaGCTCGTAgagctgaagaagatatAAAAGGCGTAGCCTTAGAGTAGATGAATGCATTGGGCTTTAGGACTACCTGGAAAACGTTGAGGCAGCCTCGGGATCAAAAACTATCCACAACGTCGGGTTTGACAGATTAAAAAATCAAAAGATCAACTTTGCAGTACATGATGAGATGCATTTAATAGTACAGAAATACAGAAATCACATATGGGTACTCTCCGAGCAAACCGTGAGACGTGGTATCGTTCTCCAGAAACCAAAAAATTATAAAATTATAAAAGTTTTCTGCTTTATCCAAATCTATCCAAACAAACCCTGATTAGAGTATTCTGACTTCAAGCATATCACCATCCTCACAATCCATGTCGCCAACAGTCATATCCTTCCCCATCGTCTCACCATCAAACACCAATTCCATTTTATTCGCGTCATCCTTTGGTCTATCGATTTTTTTGCAGTAGAACCGGAGGACAGTGTGTGCTGTCACAGTCTTTGCGaccttcatcctcgcctCTTTACCATCCGCACCCCTGACCACAAGCTTGATCGAATCTTCCGCTACTGCAGGGGAGTCGCTGTTGGCGCGGGCGAGATTTTGGGTGTAAGGATTTGAAGGAGGTTCGACGACAAGGGGTGCGAGGCCGGCGTATAGTTGAGAAGCGCCGACGGATTGGGGTTGAGATTTGGATTTGGAAGCCGCAGAGACCTCAGCATGGGCTTGGGGGATAAGTTGAGGGGATGGTGAGCGATCAAAGTCGAGGTCAAAGTTTTCGATCCGTCTAAGTCGTTCGGCTTCAAGTCGGTCCCAGTAAGACTTTTCGTAGCCCTCTGATAGATAAATACCATTTGCAAACGTTAGCGACGACGATACAgggtgaagagagaagaatgacGGACTCATTTCCACAGAGGATCCTCCGAGGATACCAAGTTGTCGTGCTGTATCTCGAGAATAAACTCGTTTCCCTTCATAGATCAAGATGATATCGTCGGGAGCCCTTTGGAGCTTATCGCCCATCACTTCCAAAGCTCTGAACATTGTTTCTTCCTGCATCCcggaaagaaagaaagtcCCAAAAGTCAGCTCACTGTTTGTGATGTTTTCTGGGAATACACATGACTTACTCGGCGAAGTTTCAAAGTTGTAGGCCGTTCGTACATTCTAACGGCGGCAGCGGGTGCATTAGCTTTCTTAACAGGGTCCAACTCCATCTTGACGACTATATCGAcgacttcttccttttgcgGTGATGATGCGACTGGAGATATAGCTTGAGGTTCGAGATCGTCATCATCTAACAAGTCTAAAGCAGACCCTCCTCCATACATCCGCCTGTCTGTAGGTTAGCATAGGACCAACGGCAGTCAAGAATCCGAAAGACTTGCTGGACTAGTTCTCGAAGTTCTtgattcttcttttcagatATGACCGGTGGAGGCGTGAGCtctactcttcttctttccttctttttgccaCCTCCGTCCTCTGCAGCAGTGGTCGTGAACCTGTTTCGGGTCAGTCTATTTTCAGTGACAAAGCTCAGCGCTCAAGACATGAAAGACTTGCAAAGAAGTACTCCGTTCCCGATCCCGTGTTTCAGTACTTGCTCGTGCAACactgcttctcttcctctctcttctctgctcGTTGGTTTGCCTGGCCCATTCCGGCAGCTTTGACTGGGGCTTTCTTGAATTTAagcgcttcttcttcttgcgcCCGCTGCCTTCGGGGTCTTCTTCCGAGTCTGAGGGTGCGGGAGACGGAGAACGAATCGGAGGCGGCGCTGCGAGAAGTGTTCAGCCAGAGTCTCCGCGCAGACGGTACGTACTGGTCGCCTTGAGATTTGGCTTGCGCTTTGAGATGAAAAAGTCTGTTGAGCTGTCCGAGTCCGAGTCTGGCATTGTGcgtggaggaaagagagatgaagagcgaCATATTTTGGCGCGGCTCGAGTTTGCTTCTGCACTGCACGATGCCCCGGCTCCCCCTCCCGCTGCCCCGTCTCACGCTCTACACCGGCGGCAAGGAGTGCTCTCTCTGCGAGGTGGGTCCGCAGCCGGCGAGTAGAGTACAGCGTAGAGTACAGCTCACAGCCACAGGTCGCAAAGCAGCAGCTCGCTCTCCTCAGAAAGACACACCCGTTCGACCTCACACTCTTCAACATCCGCGCACCACCGCAAGGCGTAGACCCGCGCGAGGCaaaaaagtggaggagacTCTACCAGTACGATATCCCTGTTCTCCACCTGGAGGACAAGCGGGTTCAGAAGCACAGGATCGACAACGGAAAACTCGCAAAGGTGCTCGAGGAATGGAGGGAGCAAAAGCTgaaggagctggaggagaCGAGCGAGACGGTCGGGGAAAGCAAGCAGTAGAGCATCATCAAGTCAAGAAGAGGTTTGAAGCCTATCGCTCAGTGTTACGCTTTCCGTCCCTGCAGATTACCCAAGATACTACTCCTACATGCAATCAGATGCCTCCAGACCCACCGTGGCGTACACCTCTCGGCCGAACTTTTTTCCacctcccttctcccgtTGGAGAGTATACCCAGCACGAAAGCAACAAGGCAGAAGGGGAGTCTGCAAAAGGCTCCAGCTACACCGATATCCTAAAAAGAACGTTTAAAGACTTTAGCGATGTGTCTGTAGGATCCGACGTAGAAATTGTCCATCTGCACCGGCAGTACCCTCCAAAGGCatcggcagcagcagaggaggaattggaagaaggggaacTGGAGCAAGATGACTGGACTGTCGATATCGAGCCGATGAGGGGCTATGTGGAAGACGATTCCAACTCTATCATctttgatgacgacgatgatggcgaACCTCCCAATGAGCCTGCTGATCTACCATCCTTCCATGGGCAAGTCATACATGTCCTTCCCTTTACTCGCAATTCGTGACTGACTAGTATAATATATATAGCGAATGCTGGAACTGCCTCCAACAAGGCCACTCTCTAACTCATTGCCCATACCCGCGTAACCACCTCCAGATCAACCACTCTCGAGAACTGTTCTTTTACGCGAGGGACAACCTACCCCCTCCACGGACTGAGCGGTACCTCCACGATTATTTGAACATGCGAGTGACAGTACAGGAGAAAGAACGGCGTTTGGAATTGCTGGGGAAATTCCGGCCGGGGAAAATTGGGAAAGAGCTGGATCACGCTGCTAGGATGCTAGTCGATGATTCGGATTCGGGTGAGATGCTGGTCGATGAGATCCAATGGGATAAGCGCGAATATGAATGGATTCAGAATATCGCCAAATGGGGTTATCCTCCCGGTTGGACAACTGCTTTGAGTatgccttttctttcccctttcttctctccaaacACCTATCACGTATACCGCTCGCATCGTCCGTCACGAGCTGACGGAGAAATATACAGACCCGATAGAATTCCTGAAAGACCGGATATCTTCACTTGAGGCATACGATACGGCTTACAGGCTTACACCCGAACCTGGAGAAGAGCTTGTCATTTTtggtgctgatgatgatgaggatgatgaaggatcAAGTATGCGTGATGTCACGCTTGGCAATGCCGACGAGCGGGAAAAAagtaaagaagaaggggacgATGGGAGTGAGATGAGCATTGTCTCTGattccccttccccctcttccttgcctcTGTCGCCAGCATCATCCCGGTCACCCCCAACACCATCAGATATTCCGCCTCCGCCATCCCCGCCCCCTGACTTACCGCCTCCGcccccaccacctccaTGTGATCTAccaccgcctcctcctcctaaTCGATGGGCAGACTACCACACAGACATGTTTGCCTCTTCCCGACTTGTGGTATATGATGAAACTCGACCATTCGTCCTTGGGACATACGCCCGTTAGGaaccctttccttttcataAAACCAACTTTGACCGTAAACTCATGGTCTTCTTGCTATCACATCTTAACTAGACACAGTGTAAAAGGGCCTGAGGC
This genomic interval carries:
- a CDS encoding conserved expressed protein — its product is MSGDPPGPPPGRPPVANVPYIPQPGAPAAPSFRPPAAPGFGFPPGPSPGMPFSVGGFPHPLLPPGWSEHRAPDGITPYYYNAQTRESTYIRPTFPPFPLGTTPPTGSPVHGAVTPGGTGAGEEKTKKKKKEKPKDKVPIPGTGWMRITTTEGNVFYFEKENKRSEWTVPDEIKEAVTQLEEEERKKKKEKDKVEQERLEQKRIEKLKELERIRAEIDAERRKKEEAEKERKRKQGEGGEDDAPEEKKARVGDQEQVEEDVVGPEGEDDKEAWMKAVAAEFAEKDAQTKKDLEEQDEKTKKEEAEAAKKVFAVPEKVNFSVEEGRALFKALLIEKDISPFAPWDQSLPLFINDPRYVLLSSTKDRREVYEEYCREVGRAKRLKKGSSAEEKKAEPEKEYQALLDKEVTSTRTRWDDFRKKWKKDRRFYAFGRDDHQREKVFKQHLRDLGERKRAAAQKAEEDFNSSL
- a CDS encoding expressed protein, producing the protein MPDSDSDSSTDFFISKRKPNLKATTPPPIRSPSPAPSDSEEDPEGSGRKKKKRLNSRKPQSKLPEWARQTNEQRRERKRSSVARASTETRDRERSTSLFTTTAAEDGGGKKKERRRVELTPPPVISEKKNQELRELVQRMYGGGSALDLLDDDDLEPQAISPVASSPQKEEVVDIVVKMELDPVKKANAPAAAVRMYERPTTLKLRREETMFRALEVMGDKLQRAPDDIILIYEGKRVYSRDTARQLGILGGSSVEMKGYEKSYWDRLEAERLRRIENFDLDFDRSPSPQLIPQAHAEVSAASKSKSQPQSVGASQLYAGLAPLVVEPPSNPYTQNLARANSDSPAVAEDSIKLVVRGADGKEARMKVAKTVTAHTVLRFYCKKIDRPKDDANKMELVFDGETMGKDMTVGDMDCEDGDMLEVRIL
- a CDS encoding expressed protein, which codes for MPDSDSDSSTDFFISKRKPNLKATNSEEDPEGSGRKKKKRLNSRKPQSKLPEWARQTNEQRRERKRSSVARASTETRDRERSTSLFTTTAAEDGGGKKKERRRVELTPPPVISEKKNQELRELVQRMYGGGSALDLLDDDDLEPQAISPVASSPQKEEVVDIVVKMELDPVKKANAPAAAVRMYERPTTLKLRREETMFRALEVMGDKLQRAPDDIILIYEGKRVYSRDTARQLGILGGSSVEMKGYEKSYWDRLEAERLRRIENFDLDFDRSPSPQLIPQAHAEVSAASKSKSQPQSVGASQLYAGLAPLVVEPPSNPYTQNLARANSDSPAVAEDSIKLVVRGADGKEARMKVAKTVTAHTVLRFYCKKIDRPKDDANKMELVFDGETMGKDMTVGDMDCEDGDMLEVRIL
- a CDS encoding conserved expressed protein, which encodes MKVLTHVSIAPDGITPYYYNAQTRESTYIRPTFPPFPLGTTPPTGSPVHGAVTPGGTGAGEEKTKKKKKEKPKDKVPIPGTGWMRITTTEGNVFYFEKENKRSEWTVPDEIKEAVTQLEEEERKKKKEKDKVEQERLEQKRIEKLKELERIRAEIDAERRKKEEAEKERKRKQGEGGEDDAPEEKKARVGDQEQVEEDVVGPEGEDDKEAWMKAVAAEFAEKDAQTKKDLEEQDEKTKKEEAEAAKKVFAVPEKVNFSVEEGRALFKALLIEKDISPFAPWDQSLPLFINDPRYVLLSSTKDRREVYEEYCREVGRAKRLKKGSSAEEKKAEPEKEYQALLDKEVTSTRTRWDDFRKKWKKDRRFYAFGRDDHQREKVFKQHLRDLGERKRAAAQKAEEDFNSSL